A region of Brevundimonas sp. NIBR10 DNA encodes the following proteins:
- a CDS encoding Crp/Fnr family transcriptional regulator encodes MDNLWIAALSPADRKRIEPHLNEKAFAQGQMLYDAGEEVDEVWFPLKGVVSLMTVLPDDKMIETAAIGREGLVGVTCGPMNARASSRAISQSEGVAACLPNDIFSDALGRSESMRISLAKFTESLFAQVQQTAACNAQHRLDERLARWLLTIHDRSDSDRVKLTQTDIAGMLGVRRATVSEVGAQLEGQHLIRRGRGWVEVLDRKALETASCGCYGLMRGVMKDLGVPRPRAG; translated from the coding sequence ATGGACAATCTCTGGATCGCTGCCCTCAGCCCCGCCGACCGCAAGCGGATCGAACCCCACCTGAACGAGAAGGCCTTCGCCCAGGGCCAGATGCTGTACGACGCCGGCGAGGAGGTCGATGAGGTCTGGTTCCCGCTGAAGGGGGTTGTCTCCCTGATGACCGTCCTGCCCGACGACAAGATGATCGAGACCGCCGCCATCGGCCGTGAAGGTCTGGTCGGCGTCACGTGCGGCCCGATGAACGCCCGCGCCTCCAGCCGCGCGATCAGCCAGTCGGAGGGCGTCGCCGCCTGCCTGCCCAACGACATCTTCTCCGACGCTCTGGGCAGAAGCGAATCCATGCGGATATCGCTGGCCAAATTCACCGAGAGCTTGTTCGCCCAGGTCCAGCAGACCGCCGCCTGCAACGCCCAGCATAGGCTCGACGAGCGGCTGGCCCGGTGGCTGCTGACCATCCACGACCGATCCGACAGCGACCGCGTCAAGCTGACCCAGACCGACATCGCCGGGATGCTGGGCGTGCGGCGCGCCACGGTTTCGGAGGTCGGCGCCCAGCTGGAAGGCCAGCATCTGATCCGTCGCGGCCGGGGCTGGGTCGAGGTGCTGGATCGCAAGGCGCTCGAGACGGCCTCCTGTGGCTGTTACGGCCTGATGCGCGGGGTCATGAAGGATCTGGGCGTGCCGCGTCCCCGCGCTGGCTGA
- a CDS encoding 4a-hydroxytetrahydrobiopterin dehydratase, producing the protein MTQAPVDVAEVLVDLPLWQASEGDRPAIERRLIFKDFNAAFGFMTRVALMADRMDHHPEWSNVYNRVEVLLTTHDAGGVTELDIKMARFIDEAAKDMGVKS; encoded by the coding sequence ATGACCCAAGCCCCTGTTGACGTTGCGGAAGTTCTGGTCGACCTGCCCTTGTGGCAGGCGTCGGAAGGAGATCGCCCGGCGATCGAGCGGCGGCTGATCTTCAAGGATTTCAACGCCGCATTCGGCTTCATGACCCGCGTCGCGCTGATGGCCGACAGGATGGATCACCATCCCGAATGGTCGAACGTCTACAACCGGGTCGAGGTGTTGCTGACGACCCACGACGCGGGCGGCGTCACCGAACTCGACATCAAGATGGCCCGTTTCATCGACGAGGCCGCGAAGGACATGGGAGTGAAATCATGA
- a CDS encoding SDR family oxidoreductase, whose translation MTGRVAGKTALITGAAGGLGEAMAWMLVREGAKVALTDVDGARAEALADAINAEVAGSAFAYAHDVRSEEQWIDVVARAAADMGGMSVLINNAGVGDVLLFAEQDTAENWQRQYEINLRSVMFGCKHAMPHLRAAAPSSIINISSIAGLAGAPGMGAYNATKAGVWMYTKTVALEAAKMEWNVRVNSVHPVFIKTPILDPFIAMAHGDEAKAHERLARGIPLKRIGEPDDVAYAVIYLASDESKFVTGTEFKIDGGMLAQ comes from the coding sequence ATGACGGGACGCGTCGCGGGCAAGACGGCCCTGATCACCGGCGCGGCCGGGGGGCTGGGCGAGGCCATGGCCTGGATGCTGGTCCGCGAGGGGGCGAAGGTCGCCCTGACCGACGTGGACGGCGCGCGAGCGGAGGCCTTGGCCGACGCCATCAACGCCGAGGTGGCCGGGTCCGCCTTCGCCTATGCCCACGATGTGCGGTCCGAGGAGCAGTGGATCGACGTCGTCGCCCGCGCCGCCGCCGACATGGGCGGGATGTCGGTGCTGATCAACAATGCGGGCGTCGGCGACGTGCTGCTGTTTGCCGAACAGGACACGGCCGAAAACTGGCAGCGGCAGTACGAGATCAACCTTCGATCGGTGATGTTCGGCTGCAAGCACGCCATGCCGCATCTGAGGGCCGCCGCGCCGTCGTCGATCATCAACATCTCGTCGATCGCAGGACTGGCCGGGGCTCCGGGTATGGGGGCCTACAACGCCACCAAGGCCGGGGTGTGGATGTATACCAAGACCGTCGCGCTCGAAGCCGCCAAGATGGAGTGGAACGTCCGGGTCAACTCGGTCCACCCGGTCTTCATCAAGACCCCGATCCTCGACCCCTTCATCGCCATGGCCCACGGCGACGAGGCCAAGGCCCACGAACGTCTGGCGCGCGGCATTCCCCTGAAGCGTATCGGCGAGCCGGACGACGTGGCCTATGCGGTGATCTATCTGGCCTCGGACGAGAGCAAGTTCGTGACGGGAACCGAGTTCAAGATCGACGGTGGGATGCTGGCGCAATAG